A section of the Serratia liquefaciens ATCC 27592 genome encodes:
- a CDS encoding 3-ketoacyl-ACP reductase FabG2: MMRSVLVTGASKGIGQAIACRLAADGFLIVVHYHSDKTGAEHTLQQIVSAGGQGRLMQFDISNRIQCREVLEQDIETHGAYYGVVNNAGITRDGAFPALREEDWDGVIHTNLDSFYNVLHPCVMPMIGLRKGGRIIALSSVSGVMGNRGQVNYSAAKAGVIGACKALAIELAKRKITVNCIAPGLIDTGMIDIEPAALDEAMRAIPLKRMGSAEEVAGLASYLMSDIAGYVTRQVISINGGMV, translated from the coding sequence ATGATGCGTTCCGTTTTAGTCACCGGCGCCAGTAAAGGGATCGGTCAGGCGATAGCCTGCCGCCTGGCTGCGGATGGCTTTTTGATTGTAGTCCACTACCACAGCGATAAGACCGGGGCAGAACACACCTTGCAGCAAATTGTCAGTGCCGGCGGGCAAGGGCGATTGATGCAGTTTGATATCAGCAACCGCATTCAGTGCCGTGAGGTGTTGGAGCAGGATATTGAAACCCACGGCGCCTACTACGGCGTGGTGAATAATGCAGGGATCACCCGCGACGGCGCTTTCCCGGCGTTAAGAGAGGAGGATTGGGATGGGGTGATCCATACCAATCTCGACAGCTTCTACAACGTGCTTCACCCCTGTGTCATGCCAATGATTGGCCTGCGCAAAGGCGGGCGGATCATCGCGCTGTCGTCGGTGTCGGGCGTCATGGGCAACCGTGGACAGGTAAACTACAGTGCGGCCAAGGCAGGCGTGATCGGTGCCTGTAAGGCGTTGGCTATCGAACTGGCGAAACGCAAAATTACCGTTAACTGCATCGCCCCGGGTTTGATCGACACTGGTATGATCGACATCGAGCCGGCGGCGCTGGATGAAGCGATGCGGGCAATCCCGCTTAAGCGTATGGGTTCGGCGGAAGAGGTGGCGGGGTTGGCCAGCTACCTGATGTCGGATATCGCCGGCTATGTAACGCGGCAGGTCATTTCCATTAATGGAGGAATGGTATGA
- a CDS encoding beta-ketoacyl-[acyl-carrier-protein] synthase family protein: MIYFSAVGMVNALGNDLPQIAQNLTRGISPGMQQQTQWLTGGAPSWFGNVQGDLPVIPESLKRHNSRNNRLLLAALAQIETPVREAIARYGADRVAVIMGTSTSGIHEGELALQQYQAGQWPPGYHYHQQELGDPSQFLSAFLSTRGPAYTLSTACSSSARAIISGKRLIDAGLVDAAIVGGADSLCQMPINGFHSLESLSAERCTPFATGRSGINIGEAAALMLLTREPAPVALLGVGESSDAWHMSAPHPAGEGAERAMTMALQQAGLSTDQVGYINLHGTATRLNDQVEALVVNRLFGEQTPCSSTKHLTGHTLGAAGAVEAALSWLLLTQSLPLPQQDFSAVPRDAELAPIGLVCEPQTLGARAILSNSFAFGGNNACLLLGDAP, from the coding sequence ATGATCTATTTCTCCGCCGTAGGGATGGTGAATGCGCTGGGCAACGATCTGCCGCAGATCGCGCAAAACCTGACGCGCGGTATTTCGCCCGGCATGCAGCAGCAGACGCAGTGGCTGACGGGCGGCGCGCCATCCTGGTTTGGCAACGTACAGGGGGATTTACCGGTGATCCCCGAGTCGCTCAAGCGGCATAATTCTCGCAATAATCGCCTGCTGTTGGCCGCTTTGGCGCAGATCGAGACGCCAGTACGCGAGGCCATTGCCCGTTATGGCGCCGATCGTGTCGCGGTGATTATGGGCACCAGCACTTCCGGCATTCACGAAGGCGAACTGGCGCTGCAACAGTATCAGGCGGGGCAATGGCCACCGGGTTACCATTATCACCAGCAGGAGCTGGGCGATCCGAGCCAGTTTCTCAGCGCTTTTCTCTCGACCCGCGGTCCGGCCTATACCCTGTCGACGGCATGCTCCTCAAGCGCACGCGCCATCATCAGCGGTAAACGTCTGATTGACGCCGGGTTAGTGGACGCGGCGATTGTAGGCGGGGCAGACAGCCTGTGCCAAATGCCGATTAACGGTTTCCACAGCCTGGAGTCACTGTCCGCGGAGCGTTGCACGCCTTTTGCAACAGGACGCAGCGGGATTAATATCGGCGAGGCGGCGGCGTTAATGCTGTTGACGCGGGAACCTGCGCCGGTGGCGTTGTTGGGCGTTGGCGAGTCTTCGGATGCCTGGCACATGTCGGCACCGCATCCAGCCGGTGAAGGCGCCGAACGTGCAATGACCATGGCATTGCAGCAGGCCGGTTTGAGTACCGACCAAGTTGGTTATATTAATTTGCACGGCACGGCCACGCGGCTTAACGATCAGGTTGAAGCCCTGGTGGTGAATCGCCTGTTTGGCGAACAAACGCCGTGCAGTTCGACCAAGCATCTTACCGGCCATACGCTGGGAGCGGCTGGAGCGGTGGAGGCAGCGCTGAGCTGGCTGTTGTTGACCCAGTCATTGCCGCTGCCGCAGCAAGATTTCAGTGCAGTTCCCCGCGATGCCGAACTGGCGCCGATCGGTCTGGTGTGTGAGCCCCAGACGTTGGGAGCGCGCGCTATCCTCTCCAATTCATTTGCCTTCGGCGGCAACAATGCCTGCCTGTTATTGGGAGATGCTCCATGA
- a CDS encoding MMPL family transporter — translation MRPELHRRLAFGWLAICLLLIAALCWLLPRSQINSSVLALLPKQQLVGVPDELADGFSRRLDRQLMWLVSPPPGADNAAVDWWWQQLRQMPELQRVGGPMDAQRQQQWGRFFYQHRNVLLDDATRQRLQKGADAQSQWILGQLYSAFAGVSGKELANDPLMLVRASQLAQQQNGGLLSLSKGWLVARDAQGRSWYLLHAELSASSYDISSARLTVDKLTALQQQLQQRWPGAEVLSRGTLFYSNYASQQAEKDISTIGLASVAGVFLLVLFMFRSPLPLLLCALSVGIGALAGTVATLLAFGEIHLMTLVLSISIVGISADYTLYFLTERMVHGRQSTPLASLQKLLPALLMALLTTVVAYLALLIAPFPGLQQLAVFAAAGLSAACITVICWYPQLSRRLPVRPAPGLTLILNWLHAWRHRPLLRYGLPGAVLLLVVAGFSQLKVDDDIGQLQALPVALQQQEQRIAALTGQHNDQKWLVVYGANAEQLLQRIELLQPKLAEAKQQGVLADYRLLPLPSLQRQQENIALLQRVAPQVMNNLQQAELVLSTPDLTPEWVSPQQWLGSVVSEGWRLLWLTLPDGRSAALVPVNGVKNSAMMKTLAEQVPGTGWIDRKTEFSDLFGQYRLYLSYLLALSVAAIALIYLWRFGLRHGLRCMVPTLLSLGSGIAVLALSGHTLNLFSLLALVLVLGIGINYTLFFTNPRGTPTTSMFAIFMAVFTTQLTFGMLVLSHTQAISSFGIVLSSGIAVAFLLAPLTLVSKRKRGKA, via the coding sequence GCTCGTCAGCCCGCCGCCAGGGGCGGACAACGCCGCAGTGGATTGGTGGTGGCAGCAGCTACGTCAGATGCCTGAGCTGCAGCGGGTTGGCGGGCCTATGGATGCACAACGTCAGCAGCAGTGGGGGCGTTTTTTCTACCAGCATCGCAATGTGCTGCTGGATGATGCCACGCGGCAACGTTTGCAGAAGGGGGCAGACGCGCAGAGCCAGTGGATCCTCGGCCAGCTCTACTCTGCTTTCGCCGGCGTCAGCGGCAAAGAGCTGGCGAACGATCCGTTGATGCTGGTACGTGCCTCACAGTTGGCGCAGCAACAGAACGGCGGCTTGCTGAGCCTGTCCAAGGGTTGGCTGGTGGCGCGTGATGCACAGGGGCGCAGTTGGTATTTGTTGCACGCCGAGCTTAGCGCATCATCTTATGACATCAGCAGTGCCCGGCTAACGGTAGATAAACTGACAGCGTTGCAGCAACAGCTGCAGCAGCGCTGGCCGGGAGCCGAAGTGCTCAGCCGCGGCACGTTGTTTTACAGCAACTACGCCAGCCAACAGGCCGAAAAGGATATTTCCACGATTGGCCTGGCGTCGGTGGCGGGCGTGTTTTTATTGGTGTTGTTTATGTTCCGCTCACCTTTGCCGCTGTTGTTGTGCGCGCTGTCGGTGGGTATTGGCGCTCTGGCCGGCACCGTCGCTACGCTGCTGGCCTTTGGCGAAATACATTTGATGACGCTGGTGCTGAGCATCAGCATCGTCGGCATTTCGGCTGACTACACGCTCTATTTCCTGACCGAGCGAATGGTGCATGGTCGGCAGTCGACGCCATTAGCCAGTTTGCAAAAGCTGTTGCCGGCATTATTGATGGCGTTGCTGACCACCGTAGTGGCCTACCTGGCGCTGTTGATTGCGCCGTTCCCCGGCTTGCAGCAGTTGGCGGTATTTGCCGCTGCCGGATTGAGCGCCGCCTGCATTACCGTTATTTGCTGGTACCCGCAATTGTCGCGACGTTTGCCGGTACGCCCAGCGCCGGGGTTAACGCTGATCCTGAATTGGCTGCATGCCTGGCGCCATCGGCCGCTGTTGCGTTATGGGTTGCCCGGCGCGGTGCTGTTGCTGGTGGTCGCGGGGTTCAGCCAGTTGAAGGTAGATGACGACATTGGCCAACTGCAGGCATTACCTGTGGCGTTACAGCAGCAGGAGCAGCGTATCGCCGCACTGACGGGCCAACATAACGATCAGAAGTGGCTGGTGGTCTACGGCGCCAATGCCGAGCAGCTGTTGCAACGTATCGAGTTGTTGCAACCCAAACTGGCTGAGGCCAAACAGCAAGGCGTGCTGGCGGATTATCGTCTGTTGCCTCTGCCTTCTCTCCAACGCCAGCAAGAAAACATCGCTTTATTGCAGCGCGTGGCGCCGCAGGTGATGAACAACCTGCAGCAGGCAGAGTTGGTACTGAGTACACCAGATTTAACGCCTGAATGGGTGAGCCCGCAGCAGTGGCTGGGCAGCGTGGTTAGCGAGGGTTGGCGTCTGCTGTGGCTGACGTTGCCCGATGGGCGCAGTGCGGCGCTGGTGCCCGTTAACGGCGTGAAGAACAGTGCGATGATGAAGACACTGGCGGAGCAGGTTCCCGGCACCGGTTGGATCGATAGGAAAACCGAGTTCAGTGACCTGTTTGGTCAATATCGCCTGTATCTTTCTTATCTGTTGGCATTGTCAGTTGCAGCGATTGCGCTGATTTACCTGTGGCGTTTTGGTCTGCGTCATGGCTTGCGCTGCATGGTGCCGACGCTATTGTCACTGGGTAGCGGTATTGCGGTATTGGCACTGAGTGGCCATACGCTAAATCTGTTTTCGCTGTTGGCGCTGGTGCTGGTTTTGGGGATCGGCATCAACTATACGTTGTTCTTTACCAATCCCCGGGGCACGCCGACCACCTCGATGTTCGCCATTTTTATGGCGGTATTCACCACCCAACTGACGTTCGGCATGCTGGTACTGAGCCACACTCAGGCCATCAGCAGTTTTGGTATCGTATTGAGCAGCGGAATTGCCGTGGCATTTTTATTGGCACCGCTGACGTTAGTATCGAAAAGAAAAAGAGGGAAAGCCTGA
- a CDS encoding DUF3261 domain-containing protein, translating to MRGLRMVLLMWIVVLAGCAGSQDPTLPQAWLKPGTQVTLPPPALVQPINQQQLLTAEVKGQQHSMLVLLNADGQHLQLVGMSPLGIRLFNLTYDRQGIHTEQLIKVGELPPASQVLADIMLSYWPVKDWQPLLPAGWRLEDQALVRRLYDEHGAVINEIRYQQMDGRREPVSIAQSAFHYRIIIQTLGNE from the coding sequence ATGCGCGGCTTACGAATGGTGCTGTTAATGTGGATTGTCGTGCTGGCCGGCTGTGCCGGTTCGCAGGATCCGACGCTGCCGCAGGCGTGGCTAAAACCCGGTACGCAGGTGACCTTACCACCTCCTGCGCTGGTTCAGCCTATTAATCAGCAACAGTTGCTGACCGCCGAAGTCAAAGGGCAACAGCACTCGATGCTGGTGCTGCTCAATGCCGACGGTCAGCACTTGCAACTGGTGGGCATGTCGCCGCTCGGTATCCGTCTGTTTAACCTGACCTACGATCGTCAGGGGATCCACACCGAACAATTGATCAAGGTGGGGGAACTGCCGCCAGCCAGCCAGGTGCTGGCGGATATCATGTTGAGCTACTGGCCGGTGAAGGACTGGCAACCCTTGCTGCCAGCAGGGTGGCGACTGGAAGACCAGGCGCTGGTGCGTCGCTTGTATGACGAGCATGGGGCGGTGATCAATGAAATCCGTTATCAGCAGATGGACGGAAGGCGAGAGCCGGTGTCGATCGCGCAATCCGCCTTCCATTACCGCATCATCATTCAAACGCTGGGGAACGAATAA
- a CDS encoding ApeP family dehydratase, which yields MNAYRTAEYYLPHASPMVLLERVLEVGEEHARCAVNVSANSVLAPFLDEQGALPGWYGIELMAQAIGVWSGWHGRQSAKPPQLGMLLGGRAIHCELSAFPAGSELVVSVQQLLKDEKLASFECEISIDNVPIAQGRLNTYQPDQQEIIQLTTLRGDA from the coding sequence ATGAATGCTTACCGGACGGCAGAATATTACTTACCTCATGCCTCACCGATGGTGCTGCTGGAACGGGTGCTGGAAGTGGGTGAAGAGCATGCACGCTGCGCGGTCAACGTCAGTGCGAATAGCGTGCTGGCGCCGTTTCTCGACGAGCAGGGGGCACTTCCTGGTTGGTACGGCATTGAGCTGATGGCGCAGGCGATTGGGGTTTGGAGTGGCTGGCACGGTCGCCAGAGTGCCAAGCCTCCGCAGCTGGGTATGCTGCTCGGCGGGCGGGCCATTCACTGCGAATTGTCCGCTTTTCCTGCCGGCAGCGAGCTGGTGGTTAGCGTGCAGCAGTTGTTGAAAGACGAGAAATTAGCCAGTTTTGAGTGTGAAATCAGTATCGATAATGTGCCGATCGCACAGGGCAGGCTGAACACCTATCAACCTGATCAACAAGAAATTATTCAATTGACGACCTTAAGGGGAGACGCATGA